In Triticum aestivum cultivar Chinese Spring chromosome 5B, IWGSC CS RefSeq v2.1, whole genome shotgun sequence, the following proteins share a genomic window:
- the LOC123112328 gene encoding ras-related protein RABB1c translates to MSFAYKFRYIVVGDTGVGKSCLLLQFTDKRFQPVHDLTIGVEFGQRMVTIDKKKIKLQIWDTAGQEAFRSITKSYYRSAAAALLVYDITRRETFNHVASWLEEMREQADGNNNITIMLVGNKSDLGQRRAVSTEEGEQFAKENGLAFMETSARTRHNVEEAFLQSSSNVYEKIQEGAIDLSKCSGVTPGVDELCNLGRDTLPSGAYGCCSS, encoded by the exons ATGTCGTTCGCTTACAAGTTCAGGTACATCGTCGTCGGCGACACAG GAGTTGGGAAGTCATGCCTCCTGCTGCAGTTCACCGACAAGCGGTTCCAGCCCGTGCACGACCTGACCATCGGCGTCGAATTTGGACAGCGGATGGTCACCATCGACAAGAAGAAAATAAAGCTTCAGATCTGGGACACG GCAGGCCAGGAGGCTTTCAGGTCAATCACTAAATCCTACTACAGAAGTGCGGCCGCTGCTCTTCTTGTTTATGACATCACCAG GAGGGAGACCTTCAACCATGTTGCGAGCTGGCTGGAAGAAATGAGGGAGCAGGCGGACGGCAACAACAACATCACCATCATGCTGGTCGGAAACAAGTCAGATTTAGGTCAGAGGCGAGCCGTCAGCACGGAAGAGGGCGAGCAGTTCGCCAAGGAGAACGGCCTCGCCTTCATGGAGACCTCGGCCAGAACCCGGCACAACGTGGAGGAG GCATTCCTTCAAAGCTCGTCCAATGTGTACGAGAAGATCCAGGAAGGCGCCATCGATCTCTCCAAG TGTAGTGGTGTCACGCCCGGAGTTGATGAATTATGCAACCTTGGCAGGGACACGCTGCCGTCTGGAGCCTACGGCTGCTGCAGCAGCTGA
- the LOC123114847 gene encoding uncharacterized protein, whose product MLPDLNCSPPSGEEEADVNMVQEEEVADVQEETLNVQEEATGVQQIRRQRKSLTDEQRYAAYMAMLTLNMSRGGKFKRTDKKDVARIFQADIQVIQRIWRTAERQKELGKEVDVSNQKKRRCGRKGKDNVLSQIPTVPLNRRSTLRSLARALGVSHTTLYQKLKLHKIRRHSNRLKPSLKEKNKRERIKFCMSMLDETTLAATRPKFISMHNIVHIDEKWFYMTKMNRNYYLLPHEDDPVRTIRNKNCIGKVMFLTAVARPRYDAEGNVTFSGKIGVWPFVQEIPAARRSENRARGTMEIKNVTVNRHVMRQYMIEKVVPGIKEVWPTDDIGPILIQQDNAKTHILPGDAEFAEAVATTGLDIRIIQQPPNSPDLNALDLGYFRSLESLTDCRAPTTIKELIQGVQEEFDEYDVDKLNRIFLTLQTIMVEVMNYQGGNSYKIPHLRKERLERQGMLPPMIHFPREVYDNAMEILGQDVACSGVC is encoded by the exons ATGCTCCCAGACCTGAACTGCTCACCACCTTCAGGAGAAGAAGAAGCTGATGTGAATATggtccaagaagaagaagtagcagaTGTCCAAGAAGAAACATTAAATGTCCAAGAAGAAGCAACAG GTGTTCAGCAAATACGAAGGCAAAGAAAGTCACTAACAGATGAGCAGAGATATGCTGCTTACATGGCAATGCTTACGCTGAATATGAGTAGGGGTGGCAAGTTTAAAAGAACTGACAAGAAGGATGTTGCTCGAATTTTTCAAGCTGATATTCAAGTTATTCAGAGAATCTGGAGGACAGCAGAGCGACAAAAAGAGCTTGGTAAGGAGGTGGATGTGTccaaccaaaagaaaagaagatgtgGAAGGAAAGGAAAGGATAATGTCCTATCTCAAATCCCCACAGTTCCATTGAATAGAAGGTCGACTCTCAGGTCACTTGCTCGCGCATTGGGTGTCAGTCACACTACACTCTACCAGAAACTCAAGCTTCACAAGATTAGGAGGCACTCCAATCGTTTGAAGCCAAGCttgaaagaaaagaataaaagagaaagaatcaAGTTTTGTATGTCGATGCTTGATGAGACAACTTTAGCAGCTACAAGACCTAAATTCATCAGTATGCACAACATTGTGCATATTGACGAAAAGTGGTTCTATATGACAAAAATGAACAGAAACTACTACCTCCTCCCTCATGAAGATGACCCGGTCAGAACCATTCGGAACAAGAACTGTATTGGCAAAGTAATGTTCCTGACCGCTGTTGCTCGACCCAGATATGATGCTGAAGGCAATGTAACATTCTCAGGAAAAATTGGTGTCTGGCCTTTCGTCCAAGAGATTCCAGCTGCTAGAAGAAGTGAAAATAGAGCAAGAGGGACCATGGAAATCAAGAACGTCACTGTGAACCGACACGTAATGCGGCAGTATATGATAGAGAAAGTGGTTCCGGGAATAAAAGAAGTGTGGCCCACAGATGATATTGGCCCAATATTGATCCAACAGGACAACGCGAAGACACATATTCTTCCCGGTGATGCAGAGTTTGCAGAAGCTGTGGCTACAACTGGTCTCGACATTAGAATAATACAACAACCTCCAAATTCTCCAGATCTGAATGCACTTGATCTTGGATATTTCAGATCCCTTGAGTCTTTGACCGACTGCAGAGCCCCTACGACTATCAAAGAACTGATTCAAGGTGTGCAGGAAGAGTTCGATGAGTATGATGTCGACAAACTCAACCGAATATTTCTAACACTTCAGACCATCATGGTTGAAGTGATGAACTATCAAGGAGGAAACTCGTATAAAATTCCACATTTGCGGAAGGAGAGATTGGAAAGGCAAGGAATGCTACCGCCTATGATACATTTCCCTCGTGAAGTTTATGATAATGCCATGGAGATTCTAGGACAAGATGTCGCATGCAGTGGAGTATGTTGA
- the LOC123114848 gene encoding zinc transporter 2-like yields MGMASATSSRHLLLLVLWLSASASTTWAHGGGGDHDGDADGSAKAKPDLRAPGLVAVKLWCLAPVFAGTLAGGVSPYFMRWNEAFLALGTQFAVGAVQLAGGVKVAAAPCAYVWLNLNANLLPFYSGAGATCYVIGALEEGKLSSTNGNSIEPQTSDAHGPSTASMLRSASTLGDGVLLIAALCFHSVFEGIAVGVAETKADAWKALWTISLHKILAAIAMGISLLPMLPNRPLLSCFGYAFAFAVSSPIGVGVGILIDATTEGRVADWIYAISMGLATGIFVYVSINHLLAKGYKPQRPVAADTPLGRWLAVVLGVGVIAVVMIWDA; encoded by the exons ATGGGCATGGCATCGGCCACCAGCTcccgccacctcctccttctcgTCCTTTGGCTCAGCGCGTCCGCGAGCACCACCTGGgcccatggaggcggcggcgaccacGACGGCGACGCGGACGGCAGCGCGAAGGCGAAGCCGGATCTGCGGGCGCCGGGGCTGGTGGCGGTGAAGCTGTGGTGCCTGGCGCCGGTCTTCGCGGGCACCCTGGCCGGCGGAGTGTCCCCCTACTTCATGCGGTGGAATGAGGCGTTCCTGGCGCTGGGCACGCAGTTCGCCGTCGGCGCAGTGCAG CTGGCCGGCGGTGTAAAGGTGGCAGCTGCGCCGTGCGCGTACGTTTGGTTAAATCTAAATGCAAATTTGCTCCCTTTCTATTCTGGGGCGGGCGCTACGTGCTACGTGATTG GAGCGCTGGAGGAGGGCAAGCTGAGCAGCACCAACGGCAACAGCATCGAACCACAAACATCT GACGCGCACGGACCGTCGACTGCATCCATGCTGCGCAGCGCGAGCACCCTCGGCGACGGCGTACTCCTCATCGCCGCGCTCTGCTTCCACTCCGTCTTCGAAGGCATCGCCGTCGGAGTTGCTG AGACGAAAGCCGACGCGTGGAAGGCGCTGTGGACCATCAGCCTGCACAAGATCTTGGCCGCGATCGCCATGGGCATCTCGCTGCTGCCGATGCTCCCCAACCGCCCCCTCCTCTCTTGCTTCGGCTacgccttcgccttcgccgtctccAGCCccatcggcgtcggcgtcggcataCTCATCGACGCCACCACGGAGGGCCGGGTGGCCGACTGGATCTACGCCATCTCCATGGGCCTCGCCACGGGCATCTTTGTCTACGTCTCCATCAACCACCTCCTCGCCAAGGGGTACAAGCCCCAGAGGCCCGTCGCCGCCGACACGCCCCTCGGCCGGTGGCTGGCCGTCGTGCTTGGCGTCGGTGTCATCGCAGTCGTCATGATATGGGACGCCTGA